The Rhizobium leguminosarum genome includes a region encoding these proteins:
- a CDS encoding ABC transporter ATP-binding protein: MNAIDMAIRAAAANITLSGVTKAYDAETVVIPPMDVELRAGEFTVVLGPSGCGKSTLLQMIAGLERVSGGTIVIGGRQVQDLEPKHRGCAMVFQNYALYPHMSVFDNIAYSLKVSGMAKAERIERVGAVAKMLGLSDFLGRKPGQLSGGQRQRVAIGRAIVREPGVLLFDEPLSNLDAQLRHDMRVELAELHRRIGATTVFVTHDQVEAMTLADRILILNKGRIEQFDTPKAIYHQPASVFVAKFIGAPPMNILPVIGDGTVLRLADGQVVARARLTGAYQLGIRPEDILIGGGADGQVLTSALRFREDLGSHAILAAELGGSVVRIATPFGVEIPDHSQLSLNFPASRLHLFDAESGRAIPGAFGAN, translated from the coding sequence ATGAACGCCATCGACATGGCCATCCGCGCCGCTGCCGCCAACATCACGCTATCAGGCGTCACCAAGGCCTATGACGCCGAGACCGTCGTCATCCCGCCGATGGATGTCGAACTCCGAGCCGGCGAATTCACCGTCGTGCTCGGTCCCTCCGGCTGCGGCAAGTCCACGCTGTTGCAGATGATCGCCGGGCTGGAGCGGGTGAGCGGCGGCACGATCGTCATCGGCGGCCGGCAGGTGCAGGATCTGGAGCCGAAACATCGCGGCTGCGCCATGGTGTTCCAGAACTATGCGCTCTACCCGCATATGAGCGTCTTCGACAACATCGCCTACAGCCTCAAGGTATCAGGCATGGCGAAGGCCGAGCGCATCGAGCGGGTCGGCGCGGTGGCGAAGATGCTCGGGCTGTCGGACTTCCTCGGCCGCAAGCCCGGGCAGCTTTCCGGCGGCCAACGCCAGCGCGTCGCGATCGGCCGCGCCATCGTACGCGAGCCCGGCGTGCTTCTATTCGACGAGCCGCTCTCCAACCTCGACGCTCAGCTCAGGCACGACATGCGTGTCGAGCTTGCCGAACTGCACCGGCGCATCGGCGCCACCACCGTCTTCGTCACCCACGATCAGGTGGAGGCGATGACGCTGGCGGACCGCATCCTCATCCTCAACAAGGGGCGGATCGAACAGTTCGACACGCCGAAAGCGATCTATCACCAGCCGGCCTCGGTCTTCGTCGCCAAATTCATCGGCGCGCCGCCGATGAACATCCTGCCGGTCATCGGCGACGGCACGGTGCTCAGGCTCGCCGACGGGCAGGTGGTGGCGCGAGCCCGGCTTACCGGCGCCTATCAGCTCGGCATCCGGCCCGAGGATATCCTGATCGGTGGCGGGGCCGACGGACAGGTGCTCACATCCGCCCTGCGGTTTCGCGAGGATCTCGGCTCGCACGCGATCCTGGCAGCCGAGCTCGGCGGCTCGGTCGTCAGGATCGCGACGCCCTTCGGCGTCGAGATACCGGATCACAGCCAACTCTCTCTCAATTTCCCTGCCTCCCGCCTGCATCTCTTCGATGCGGAGAGCGGCAGGGCCATACCAGGCGCATTCGGCGCAAACTAG
- a CDS encoding RNA ligase family protein, translated as MKKYGRTYHLPISPGATSDDKVMAKLDGLMIGDLVITEKMDGENTTIHRGGSHARSPDSRYHSSRDWLKAFAAGISPQLADGERIVGENLYARHSIGYDDLPSYFLGFAWIIDGEVQSWDLTLARFEELSIVPVSTLYRGPYKTGLFEDTAASLDRTKQEGFVVRIADAFLEAEMPVRMGKYVRDNHIQSETHWMQSELIPNRLANS; from the coding sequence ATGAAGAAATACGGACGAACCTATCACCTACCGATTTCGCCCGGAGCGACAAGCGACGATAAGGTCATGGCGAAGCTTGACGGGCTGATGATTGGCGATCTTGTCATCACAGAGAAAATGGATGGTGAGAACACGACCATTCATCGGGGCGGGTCTCATGCCCGTAGTCCCGATAGCCGTTACCATTCATCGCGCGATTGGCTTAAGGCTTTTGCTGCCGGCATCAGTCCGCAACTGGCAGATGGCGAACGCATCGTGGGTGAGAACCTCTATGCCCGGCACTCGATCGGCTATGATGATCTTCCGTCATACTTCCTCGGCTTTGCTTGGATTATCGACGGCGAAGTTCAATCCTGGGATCTGACTCTCGCTCGATTCGAAGAACTGAGTATCGTTCCGGTGTCGACTCTGTATCGGGGGCCATACAAAACCGGCCTGTTCGAGGATACTGCGGCCTCGCTGGATAGGACCAAGCAGGAGGGGTTTGTCGTTCGGATCGCTGATGCGTTCCTGGAAGCCGAAATGCCAGTTCGGATGGGCAAGTATGTGCGGGACAACCACATTCAGAGTGAAACGCATTGGATGCAGTCGGAACTCATCCCCAATCGCTTGGCAAATTCCTGA
- a CDS encoding glycerophosphodiester phosphodiesterase family protein — MKYIDHIADPSRPCAIVAHRGAWHHAPENSLAAIENAIAGGYDIVEVDIRQSTDGHLFILHDDTLERMAGIDRTPEEMTIAEITSLRLRMADGGPDQPFTTQTVPTLEQVLETVRGRIFVDLDLKDLEMMSIVAAKVKEMGMADQVDLKARADTPEALAWLARQPGIDGIPFMGQAFFRVGSAEETAKAVIAVRPFMCEAKFDALETLAGQHARLRNAGISLWVNTLDPVSCCGLTDSAALADPDAIWGRMMAAGISVIQTDQPAALKAYIEARRA; from the coding sequence GTGAAATACATCGACCACATTGCCGACCCGTCGCGCCCCTGCGCCATCGTCGCCCATCGCGGTGCCTGGCATCATGCTCCCGAAAACAGCCTTGCCGCCATCGAGAATGCGATCGCCGGCGGCTATGACATCGTCGAGGTGGATATCCGCCAGAGCACCGACGGCCACTTGTTCATCCTGCATGACGACACGCTCGAGCGCATGGCCGGCATCGATCGCACCCCCGAGGAGATGACGATCGCCGAGATCACCAGCCTGCGGCTGCGTATGGCCGATGGCGGGCCGGACCAGCCGTTCACGACGCAGACCGTTCCGACGCTGGAACAGGTGCTCGAAACCGTACGTGGCCGCATCTTCGTCGATCTCGACCTCAAGGACCTCGAGATGATGAGCATCGTCGCGGCCAAGGTCAAAGAGATGGGCATGGCCGACCAGGTCGATCTCAAGGCTCGCGCCGACACGCCGGAGGCGCTGGCTTGGCTCGCCAGGCAGCCCGGGATCGACGGCATTCCGTTCATGGGCCAGGCGTTCTTCAGGGTCGGGAGCGCCGAAGAGACCGCCAAGGCAGTCATCGCGGTGCGCCCCTTCATGTGCGAAGCCAAGTTCGATGCGCTTGAGACCCTGGCCGGCCAGCACGCGCGCCTGCGCAACGCCGGAATCTCGCTCTGGGTCAACACGCTCGATCCGGTCTCCTGCTGCGGCTTGACCGATAGTGCGGCACTTGCCGATCCCGACGCGATCTGGGGACGGATGATGGCGGCCGGCATCAGCGTCATCCAGACCGACCAGCCCGCCGCGCTTAAGGCCTATATCGAGGCGCGCCGGGCATGA
- a CDS encoding phosphotriesterase family protein, with amino-acid sequence MKHLRTTLGPKSKSELGMILPHEHVFVDLRTPDQPGYAEAEIEDVVRLMAPEIERIKKLGVTALVECSTGGVGRRADIDLAVSLATDFPIVVPTGNYREPWIPEWVRQASEKELEAWMLRELTEQIDETGFQAGWIKLSAGDEGMTALETKILRAAARAAAQTDAVIGSHAIRGRVVMDQLDVIEAEGYRADRFISIHTQEEKDFAYNVAVAERGAWIEYDHVGRGEDNEVAELVIKALEAGCGDRLLLSHDRGWFDPALPMGGIPKPYTHLSTVLLPELKRRGIDDGTLVRLTHDNPFEAFAR; translated from the coding sequence TTGAAACATCTGCGCACGACACTCGGCCCTAAGAGCAAATCCGAACTTGGGATGATCCTGCCGCACGAGCATGTCTTCGTCGACCTCAGGACGCCGGACCAGCCCGGTTATGCTGAAGCAGAGATCGAAGACGTCGTTCGGCTGATGGCCCCTGAGATCGAACGGATCAAGAAGCTCGGTGTGACGGCATTGGTCGAATGCTCGACGGGCGGCGTCGGACGCCGTGCGGATATCGATCTTGCCGTGTCACTTGCGACGGATTTTCCAATCGTCGTTCCCACCGGCAATTACCGCGAGCCTTGGATTCCCGAATGGGTCCGCCAGGCCTCCGAGAAGGAGCTGGAGGCGTGGATGCTCCGCGAGCTGACGGAGCAGATCGACGAGACCGGGTTCCAGGCAGGCTGGATCAAGCTCAGCGCCGGCGATGAGGGCATGACGGCGCTCGAGACGAAAATTCTGCGGGCAGCCGCGCGCGCGGCGGCGCAGACAGACGCCGTCATTGGCAGTCATGCGATCAGAGGACGGGTCGTCATGGATCAGCTCGATGTCATCGAGGCGGAGGGCTACCGGGCCGACAGGTTCATCTCGATCCATACGCAGGAAGAAAAGGACTTCGCCTATAACGTCGCCGTCGCCGAGCGAGGCGCCTGGATCGAGTATGACCATGTCGGCCGGGGCGAGGACAACGAGGTGGCTGAGCTGGTGATCAAGGCGTTGGAGGCGGGCTGCGGCGATCGCTTGTTGTTGAGCCATGACCGCGGCTGGTTCGATCCGGCGCTGCCGATGGGCGGGATACCCAAACCGTATACGCATCTTTCCACGGTCTTGCTGCCAGAGCTGAAACGGCGGGGCATAGACGACGGCACCCTGGTGCGCCTGACCCACGACAATCCGTTCGAGGCTTTCGCCCGATAG
- a CDS encoding GNAT family N-acetyltransferase gives MDAAASPDTSGIRIEPIAAVHIDSFHRTLDVVAREKKYLSMLEASPLPETREFVMGMIAKGNPQFVATAEGEVVGWCDISRHFFPSRAHRGRLGMGVLPVYRGRGLGRRLIETTLKAAQEAGFVRVELDVYEDNAGAIALYEKVGFAPEGIVRRAACIDGRFIDAISMALLFDERDFS, from the coding sequence ATGGATGCAGCAGCATCGCCGGATACGTCAGGCATCAGGATCGAGCCGATCGCTGCCGTCCATATCGACAGCTTTCATCGTACGCTGGACGTCGTCGCGCGGGAGAAAAAATACCTGTCCATGCTGGAAGCATCGCCCCTGCCCGAGACTCGTGAGTTCGTGATGGGCATGATTGCGAAGGGCAATCCGCAATTCGTTGCCACCGCTGAAGGCGAGGTCGTCGGTTGGTGCGACATCAGCCGGCATTTCTTCCCGTCGCGCGCCCATCGCGGAAGGCTGGGAATGGGGGTCCTTCCCGTCTATCGCGGCAGAGGTCTGGGACGAAGGCTCATCGAGACCACATTGAAAGCGGCGCAGGAAGCCGGTTTCGTCAGGGTCGAACTCGATGTTTACGAAGACAACGCCGGTGCTATCGCTCTCTACGAAAAGGTGGGGTTTGCGCCTGAAGGCATCGTCCGACGTGCGGCGTGCATCGATGGCCGGTTCATCGATGCGATCAGCATGGCGCTTTTGTTCGATGAGCGCGACTTCTCATAG
- a CDS encoding DNA-binding protein, which yields MDSLITAAARALAVGDALGALKRVALRDDAPALALRGIAMAQLGDLVRAKALLKSAARAFGPREAVARARCVVAEAEIALVSRDLTWPPKALEAARKVLEAHGDRVNAAHARNVELRRLVLIGRLDEAERALETLDPTPLPPAAKAAHELVVAGIAIRRLQTKAARAALDRARQAAREAGMPVLTAEVENAARVLSAPVARLISRWRESPLLLEEVEELLGAGALVVDACRHVVRDDQLSVSLATRPVLFALARALAEAWPGDMARGTLIARAFRGKHADESHRARLRVEIGRLRAELQALVEVSATKRGFALSPQRAGETVVLAPLVEGQHGAVLAFLADGEAWSSSALAIALGASPRTVQRALDSLAGEGKVQSFGRGRGRRWMSPPLPGFPTILLLPGPLPSD from the coding sequence ATGGACTCGCTGATCACGGCAGCGGCGCGGGCGCTGGCAGTGGGAGATGCGCTCGGCGCGCTGAAGCGGGTGGCGCTGCGCGACGATGCGCCGGCGCTGGCGTTGCGCGGCATTGCGATGGCGCAGCTCGGCGATCTCGTCCGTGCCAAGGCGCTGCTGAAGAGTGCGGCGCGTGCTTTCGGCCCGCGGGAGGCGGTGGCGCGAGCCCGCTGCGTGGTCGCCGAGGCCGAGATCGCGCTGGTCTCGCGCGATCTCACCTGGCCGCCCAAAGCGCTGGAGGCGGCGCGCAAGGTGCTCGAAGCGCATGGCGACAGGGTCAATGCCGCCCATGCCAGGAATGTCGAGCTTCGCCGGCTGGTGCTGATCGGCCGGCTCGACGAGGCCGAGCGGGCGCTCGAAACACTCGACCCGACGCCACTACCGCCGGCGGCAAAGGCTGCCCATGAGCTCGTGGTCGCGGGTATCGCGATTAGACGCCTGCAGACCAAAGCGGCGCGTGCGGCGCTTGACCGGGCGAGGCAGGCGGCGCGCGAGGCCGGTATGCCCGTATTGACGGCGGAGGTGGAAAATGCCGCCCGCGTGCTCAGCGCGCCGGTGGCACGGCTGATTTCGCGCTGGCGGGAAAGCCCGCTGCTGCTGGAAGAGGTGGAAGAGCTGCTAGGTGCGGGTGCGCTCGTTGTCGATGCCTGCCGTCATGTCGTGCGCGACGATCAGCTTTCCGTGTCGCTGGCGACGCGGCCGGTGCTCTTCGCGCTCGCCCGCGCGCTCGCCGAAGCCTGGCCGGGGGATATGGCAAGGGGCACGCTCATCGCGCGCGCCTTCCGCGGCAAACATGCCGATGAATCGCATCGTGCGCGGCTGCGCGTCGAGATCGGACGGCTGCGCGCCGAACTGCAGGCGCTCGTCGAGGTCTCGGCGACGAAACGCGGCTTTGCGCTATCGCCGCAGCGCGCCGGCGAGACCGTCGTGCTGGCGCCACTGGTCGAGGGCCAGCATGGGGCGGTGCTTGCCTTTCTCGCCGATGGCGAGGCCTGGTCGAGCTCGGCGCTGGCGATCGCGCTCGGCGCCAGCCCGCGCACCGTGCAGCGGGCGCTGGATTCGCTTGCCGGGGAGGGCAAGGTGCAATCCTTCGGGCGCGGGCGGGGGCGGCGCTGGATGAGCCCGCCGCTGCCCGGTTTCCCGACGATCTTGTTACTCCCGGGACCGCTGCCAAGCGACTAG
- a CDS encoding PQQ-binding-like beta-propeller repeat protein, which translates to MKKSAATIIREYGPFPGAERVNGVTFDGEHVWFASGDRLNALDPASGEVVRSIEVASHAGTAFDGTFLYQIAEDVIHKIDPKTGRILSTIPAPGNGGDSGLAWAEGSLWVGQHRGRRIHQIDPETGKILRTIESNRVVTGVTWVDGQLWHGTWEGDDSDVRRIDPETGEVLERLEMPEGTGVSGLESDGADCFFCGGGASGKVRAISRPAQGKEGKGK; encoded by the coding sequence ATGAAAAAATCGGCTGCGACGATCATTCGTGAATATGGACCTTTTCCCGGCGCCGAGCGCGTCAATGGCGTCACCTTCGATGGTGAGCACGTCTGGTTCGCCTCAGGTGACAGACTGAATGCGCTCGATCCCGCAAGTGGCGAGGTGGTGCGCTCGATCGAGGTCGCGTCCCATGCCGGTACGGCTTTCGACGGCACGTTTCTCTATCAGATTGCCGAGGATGTCATTCACAAGATCGACCCGAAGACCGGACGTATCCTTTCCACCATCCCGGCGCCTGGCAATGGCGGCGATTCCGGCCTTGCTTGGGCCGAAGGCTCGCTCTGGGTCGGCCAGCACCGGGGCCGCAGGATCCATCAGATCGACCCGGAGACGGGCAAAATCCTGCGCACCATCGAATCCAACCGCGTCGTGACAGGCGTCACCTGGGTCGACGGCCAGCTCTGGCACGGCACCTGGGAGGGCGATGACAGCGACGTCAGGCGCATCGACCCCGAAACCGGCGAAGTGCTGGAGCGGCTGGAGATGCCCGAGGGAACCGGCGTCTCCGGCCTCGAATCCGACGGCGCCGACTGCTTCTTTTGCGGTGGCGGCGCCAGCGGCAAGGTCCGCGCGATCAGCCGGCCGGCGCAGGGCAAGGAGGGGAAGGGGAAGTAG
- a CDS encoding alpha/beta fold hydrolase, whose translation MSGLMIRTDGVELATQSFGNPNQPPLLLIMGGMASMLWWPEEFCRRLAERGRFVIRYDQRDSGLSTKYPPGRPGYTFEDAVDDVFRVLDGYGIPSAHIVGFSLGGMVGQAAALKRPERVLSLTAISTSPVGVDTSHFPPSGEAWLEHMAVEADWSDRADAVAYVVEDARLSAGIAHPFDEAGTRAFLERDFDRSGGYLSATNHSVLFEIGETWRGRLDEMNVPLLVLHGTADPVFPPTHGETLAQTVTDAKFVKIEGGGHELHPGDWEKIISAIDEHVARAMCV comes from the coding sequence ATGAGTGGGCTGATGATCCGCACTGACGGGGTCGAGCTCGCGACGCAGAGCTTCGGCAATCCGAACCAGCCGCCCCTACTTCTGATCATGGGCGGAATGGCGTCGATGCTGTGGTGGCCGGAGGAATTCTGCCGCCGGCTCGCCGAACGGGGTCGCTTCGTGATCCGCTACGACCAGCGCGATTCCGGCCTTTCCACGAAATATCCGCCCGGTCGGCCCGGCTACACCTTCGAGGACGCCGTCGATGACGTGTTCCGCGTGCTCGACGGCTACGGAATCCCGAGCGCTCATATCGTCGGCTTTTCCCTCGGCGGCATGGTCGGCCAGGCCGCCGCACTGAAGAGGCCGGAACGCGTGCTTTCCCTAACGGCGATCAGTACCTCGCCGGTCGGTGTGGATACATCCCATTTCCCTCCGAGCGGCGAGGCCTGGCTGGAACACATGGCCGTGGAGGCGGACTGGTCGGACCGGGCGGACGCGGTCGCGTACGTCGTCGAGGATGCGCGCCTGTCCGCCGGAATAGCGCATCCATTCGACGAAGCCGGAACTCGAGCCTTCCTCGAACGCGACTTCGATCGCTCCGGAGGCTATCTGAGTGCCACCAACCACAGCGTCCTCTTTGAGATCGGCGAGACATGGCGGGGCCGGCTCGACGAGATGAACGTGCCGCTTCTCGTCCTTCACGGCACCGCCGATCCGGTCTTTCCGCCGACGCACGGAGAGACACTCGCGCAGACTGTGACAGATGCGAAGTTCGTGAAGATCGAAGGTGGCGGCCACGAACTTCACCCCGGAGATTGGGAAAAGATCATTTCCGCCATCGACGAACATGTCGCAAGAGCGATGTGCGTCTAG
- a CDS encoding DUF899 domain-containing protein produces the protein MTAQLNATRQQWLAARLDLLEEEKELTRQSDALATKRQQLPRVRIDKQYRFETDGGNVSLKDLFGGRSQLLVYHFMFGPDYTAGCPSCSSIADGFSGVFVHLENHDVAFWAVSRAPLAKLEAFKQRMDWSFPWGSSFGSDFNGDFSVWFSAEQQHQGEVDYNYRREPPAPEPLPGRTVQAWQPRDSEAPITQIAAMTGTDVPTYTRDRPGVSAFELIDGAVYHSYSSYARGLDGLWGMYQWLDRAPKGRNETGTWWRHHDRYGKE, from the coding sequence ATGACGGCACAGCTGAACGCAACACGCCAGCAATGGCTGGCAGCAAGGCTCGATCTGCTCGAGGAGGAGAAGGAACTGACGCGGCAGAGCGACGCGCTGGCGACGAAGCGCCAGCAATTGCCGCGTGTGAGGATCGACAAGCAATACCGCTTCGAGACCGACGGCGGCAACGTCTCGCTGAAGGATCTCTTCGGTGGGCGCTCACAGCTTCTCGTCTATCACTTCATGTTCGGGCCGGATTATACCGCGGGATGCCCCTCCTGCTCCTCGATCGCCGACGGTTTCAGCGGCGTCTTCGTTCATCTTGAAAACCACGATGTCGCCTTTTGGGCGGTCTCGCGGGCGCCGCTCGCAAAGCTGGAAGCGTTCAAGCAGCGGATGGACTGGAGCTTTCCCTGGGGCTCCTCCTTCGGCAGCGACTTCAACGGCGATTTCAGCGTCTGGTTCTCCGCCGAGCAGCAGCACCAGGGCGAGGTAGACTATAATTACCGCCGCGAACCGCCCGCCCCCGAACCCCTCCCGGGCAGGACTGTCCAGGCATGGCAGCCGCGCGACAGCGAGGCCCCGATCACTCAGATCGCCGCCATGACCGGCACCGATGTCCCCACCTATACCCGCGACCGGCCGGGCGTCAGCGCCTTCGAGCTTATCGACGGCGCCGTCTACCATAGCTATTCCAGCTATGCGCGCGGGCTGGACGGGCTCTGGGGCATGTACCAATGGCTCGACCGCGCACCCAAGGGCCGCAACGAAACCGGCACCTGGTGGCGCCACCACGACCGGTATGGCAAGGAGTGA
- a CDS encoding inositol monophosphatase family protein, whose amino-acid sequence MRDVSNDIFSTIMEDMRRAAEAEILPRFLGVTAEGIRTKTAPDDLVTDADIGAEWRLTEALSAHFPEALLVGEEAVSADPSILTRLGDADLAVIIDPVDGTWNFAHGVPLFGMIVAIVSGGETVAGLIHYPVTGDFLAARLGRGAWHIARDGTRTRLSVAPPGPIGEMHGFVPLHMFPAEEQPVYSRSLLHFGRTTTWRCSAYEYRAVATGAMSFSLNAELKPWDHAAGVLIHHEAGGHGALLSGETYRPAMTKGRLLLAPDAESWEAVRRGFVEG is encoded by the coding sequence ATGAGGGACGTGTCGAACGACATATTCTCCACCATCATGGAGGATATGCGCCGGGCGGCGGAGGCGGAGATCCTGCCCCGCTTCCTCGGCGTCACCGCCGAGGGCATCCGCACCAAGACCGCGCCCGACGATCTGGTGACCGATGCCGATATCGGCGCCGAGTGGCGGCTTACCGAAGCGCTGTCGGCGCACTTTCCCGAGGCGCTGCTGGTCGGCGAGGAGGCGGTCTCCGCCGATCCGTCGATTCTGACGCGGCTTGGCGACGCCGATCTGGCCGTCATCATCGATCCTGTCGACGGCACCTGGAATTTCGCCCATGGCGTGCCGCTGTTCGGCATGATCGTGGCGATCGTCTCGGGCGGCGAGACGGTGGCCGGGCTGATCCACTATCCTGTGACCGGCGATTTCCTTGCCGCCCGGCTGGGGCGAGGGGCGTGGCATATTGCCCGTGATGGCACCAGGACCCGGCTCAGCGTCGCGCCGCCGGGGCCGATCGGGGAGATGCACGGCTTCGTGCCGCTGCATATGTTCCCCGCCGAGGAGCAGCCGGTCTACTCTCGGAGCCTGCTGCACTTTGGCCGCACCACCACATGGCGCTGCTCGGCCTATGAATACCGGGCGGTGGCGACGGGAGCGATGAGCTTTTCGCTCAACGCCGAGCTCAAACCCTGGGACCACGCCGCCGGCGTGCTGATCCATCACGAAGCCGGCGGCCATGGGGCATTGCTCAGCGGCGAAACCTATCGCCCTGCGATGACCAAGGGCCGGCTGCTATTGGCGCCGGATGCGGAGAGTTGGGAGGCGGTCCGGCGGGGTTTTGTCGAGGGGTGA
- a CDS encoding glutathione S-transferase N-terminal domain-containing protein — protein sequence MKLYSAPGFSSLADHIAMLEAGIQFDLVKVDLETKQIEGGGRYIDINPTGYVPALMFDDGEVLTENVAILAWIADRAPELAPQGHLGRFRLLEMLSFLATEIHKRFPTYLSLPKEVREPTGQQIVHWFGFVAGRLERGYLFGETFTVADAYLFQLAWGAAQLGFALPEPLGEYIARIERRPAVQAALHREGLA from the coding sequence ATGAAACTTTACTCTGCGCCCGGATTCTCCAGCTTGGCGGACCACATCGCCATGCTGGAGGCTGGAATTCAATTCGACCTGGTCAAGGTCGACCTAGAGACGAAGCAGATTGAAGGGGGCGGCCGATACATAGACATCAATCCGACGGGCTATGTGCCCGCCCTTATGTTCGACGATGGTGAGGTGCTGACCGAAAATGTTGCCATCCTGGCTTGGATCGCCGACCGCGCACCGGAGTTGGCACCGCAGGGTCATCTGGGCCGCTTCCGCCTGCTCGAGATGCTGAGCTTTCTCGCAACCGAGATTCACAAGCGCTTTCCCACCTACCTATCGCTTCCGAAGGAAGTCAGGGAGCCGACGGGCCAGCAAATAGTGCACTGGTTCGGCTTCGTCGCCGGCCGACTTGAGCGGGGTTATCTGTTCGGAGAGACCTTCACGGTCGCTGATGCCTATCTTTTCCAACTCGCGTGGGGCGCAGCTCAACTCGGATTCGCTCTGCCCGAGCCGTTAGGCGAATACATCGCACGGATCGAACGACGGCCGGCGGTGCAAGCCGCGCTGCACCGCGAGGGCTTGGCATGA
- a CDS encoding metallophosphoesterase family protein, translated as MRYTFAIGDIHGCIDPLRRMIDRIEAYAPEGTVVFLGDYIDRGPDSKSVLDRIIAGPSEPWRWICLKGNHEDMMVAAYADGQSRAVWLGNGGLETEISYGGRVLSQHLQWAADRPLMHVDRHRIFVHAGVDPKFSLDRQSQDDLLWMRFLAGQPGEYWGKHLVHGHTPSRSNPVTTGNRTNIDSGCVFGGKLSCAVFDDEIVGGPIDFIAVRA; from the coding sequence ATGCGCTACACATTCGCCATAGGTGATATCCACGGCTGTATCGATCCGCTGAGAAGGATGATCGATCGTATCGAGGCCTATGCGCCTGAAGGCACGGTCGTCTTCCTTGGCGATTATATCGATCGCGGGCCTGACAGCAAAAGTGTCCTCGACCGGATCATTGCCGGTCCATCTGAGCCGTGGAGATGGATCTGCCTGAAAGGCAATCATGAGGATATGATGGTCGCTGCCTATGCCGACGGTCAGAGCAGAGCCGTGTGGCTCGGCAACGGCGGGCTGGAGACCGAAATATCCTATGGCGGCAGGGTTTTGTCGCAGCATCTGCAATGGGCGGCCGATCGTCCGCTCATGCATGTCGATCGGCATCGTATCTTCGTCCACGCCGGCGTCGATCCGAAATTTTCGCTGGACCGGCAGAGCCAGGACGATCTTCTATGGATGCGGTTCCTGGCCGGTCAGCCAGGCGAATATTGGGGCAAGCACCTGGTCCACGGCCATACGCCGTCACGGTCCAATCCGGTGACGACAGGAAACCGCACCAACATCGACAGCGGCTGCGTCTTCGGTGGCAAGCTTTCCTGCGCGGTGTTCGATGACGAGATTGTCGGCGGACCGATCGATTTTATCGCGGTGAGGGCATGA